The window TTCGGGTTTCCGGCAATCGGGTCTGCCCTGGTGGGCGCGTGGGTGCTGACCCGCCTGTCCAACCGGGGCGCGCTCCACACCTGGGGCCTGGGAGGTCGGGAGATGACCATCACTCCGGTGGGCGTGGTGATGGGGGCTCTGATCCTCGGCTTCTCGGCCTTCGAGCTCGTTCCCCGGCTGCGAGACCTGCGGGCTCCGCCGCGCGCGTTGCCCCTGGGTGGGGTGTTGTCGGGCTTCTTCGGCGGCCTGTCCGGGCATCAAGGCGCGCTCCGCGCCGCGTTTCTCACGCCGCTCGGGCTTTCTCCGGCTGCATTCGCGGCCACCCAGGCGAGCCTGGCCGCGTTGGTGGACGTAGCCCGTCTGTCGGTCTACGTGTCGGGCTTCCTCGCGGGCACGCTGGCAGGGCCCGCCTCACGGGAGCAATGGACCGCGGTAGCGGTCGGAACCCTTTGCGCGTTCGCCGGCGCCCTGGTGGGACGGCGCCTGCTGGGCAAGGCCACCATCCGAGGGATCCGCACGCTCACCGGACTCCTGCTCCTTCTGGTCGGAGCGGGGCTGCTCAGCGGCCTGCTCTGACCCTGCGGCCCAACTCCCGCACCGTCTCGACGAATCCGTCCATGTGCTCGGTGCCTGTGCGCCAATTGACGAGCGCGGGGCGCAGCGCCACGCGGCCCTCCAGGACGGTCGTCCCCGCGAAATAGCGTCCGTCGGCCACGATCGCCTCGCCCAGCGCGCGGTTCACCTCGTTCAGCGCTGCTTCATCCAGATCGCCCGGATGGAAACGGAAGCACACGATGTTGAGCGGTACGTCCGCCAGTCGCTCCAGGTCGGGCGCCTGGTCCACCCGCCGCGCCAGGTGCTGCGCCAGGTCGAGGTGGTGCTCGACCATCGTGCGGTGCCCCTCCCTACCGTACGCCTTGAGCGTCGCCCAGACGGCGAACGCGCGCGCGCGTCGCGAGCTCTCGGGTCCCAGGACTCCGAAGTTGGGCCTGGGATCGTCCGGCTGCTGCAGGTAGGCTGCCGAATACGCGAAGCTGCGCTGCAGGAGTCCCTTGTCCCGCACGAAGGCGTACCCGCTGTCGTAGGGCACATTCAGCCACTTGTGTCCATCCGTGATCACGGAGTCGGCGCGCTCGACCCCTTCCACCAGATGGCGGGTGCGGGGGCTGATGCGCGCGAACAGACCGAAGGCCCCGTCCACGTGCAGCCAGGCCCCGTGGCGTTCGGCCAGATCGGCGAACGCCGCGATCGGGTCGAAATCACCGGTGTTGACCTCTCCGGCGTTGGCGATGAGCACCGCGGGCGCACCGTCCAGGGACCGGAGAGCCCGCTCCAACCCGGGCAGATCCACTCGTCCACGTGCATCTCGCTCGAACGTCCGTACCGAGGCTCGACCAACGCCCAGCAGCCCCATGACCTTCACGGCGCTGGCGTGTACGTACCCGCTGGTCAAGACGGGCAGGGGCGGCGCGCCACTGAGCCCCTGCAGGGCCGGATCGATCCCCGTGCGCTCGCCCCACCACTGCCGCGCCGCCGCCAAGGCCACGAAGTTGGCCATGGTGGCGCCCGTGGTCATGACGCCGGTCCAGGAAGGCGGCAGCTCGAACAGCTGCTTCAGCCACTCCAGGGAGCGCTGCTCCAGCAGGGTGGCCAGCGGCGAGGACAACCAAGCGTAGGCCGCCTGGTCGTAGGTCACGGCCAGCAGATCCGCACCGAGCGCGGCGGGCGTGGTGCCACCCATCACGAAGTGGTAGTTGCGCGGCCCCCCGGAGTGCAGAAGCGCCGGGGCACCGCGCCCGATCAGCTCTTCGAGCGCCTCCAGCGCTCCGCTACCGACCTCCGGGAGAGGCTCGTCGAAGTGTGCGAGCGCCTTCTCGGGGTCGCCCGTCCGCGCCGGCGATTGGTCCAGCCTCGCCAGATAGGCGGATGCCTCCTCCATCACCAGCGCGAGGACCGACGGGATCTCGTCCTGCTTCGGCTGCGTGCCCTTCCTGGTGTCGTCCATCTTCCAACATCGTCGTGGCCGCCAGCCCGGGGAAGCGACCGGCGGCCCTGGACACCCCCAGGAACCCGATCTAGAATCGGGGCCGCTCCGGGGGTGGAACCTCCCCCCGGAGACCATCGGAGTTCTTCGACCCCGGTCGGCGGACCAACCCTTGGTCAGAACGGTCGCGTCGAAGGGATCCGACGCGACCGTTCGGCGTCTCGGAGGGCGACGCCGGCGGGTCAGGCACACCAGCCCGCTACGCAGGAGGCTTGAGCGAGTGATCACGGTCGACGGAGTGACCAAGCGCTTCGGCGATCTCACCGCGGTCGACGCGGTCAGCTTCGAGATCGATCGCGGAGAAGTGGTGGGCTTTCTCGGACCCAACGGCGCCGGAAAGACCACGACCATGCGCATGCTGACCGGGGGCCTCGAGCCGGACGAGGGTACGATCCGCTTCGACGGACGCCCGCTCCAGGACGACGTGGTGGGCGCCCGGCGCCGCATCGGCTTCCTTCCCGAGTCCAATCCCCTGTACGAGGACATGCTGGTCTGCGAGTACCTGGAGTACACGGGCCGGCTGCGCGACCTCGCTGGTCCGGACCTCGTGCGCGCGGTGCGGGACGCCGCCGAGGAGACGGATCTGAGCGCCGTGTTCTTCCGGCCCATCGCCGAGCTCTCCAAGGGATACCGGCAGCGCGTCGGGCTGGCCGGCGCCATCCTGCACCGCCCGGAGCTGTTGGTGTTGGACGAGCCCACGGAAGGGCTCGACCCCAATCAGCGGGTCGAGATCCGCAAGCTGGTCAGCACGCTGGGACGCGAGCGTACCGTTCTGCTCAGCACCCACGTGATGGCCGAAGTCGAAGCGACCTGCTCTCGATTGCTCATCCTCGCGGGCGGGGCCCTGGTCGCCGACGGCACGGTGCAGGAGCTGGCCGCAGGACGCAGAGGTGGGGCGACCCTGGTGATCGAGGCGGAAGGTGACCAGGTGGAAGCCACGCTGCGCACGTTGAGCGGCGTGTCGACCGTCGCGGCAGACCCGGTCGAGGGACGCGTGCGCGTCACGTTGACCACGACCGGTGACACCGAGCTGCGTCCTCGGATCTTCGCGCTTGCCAAGGAACACGGCTGGGTGTTGTGGGAGCTGCACCAGGAGCGGGCCAGCCTCGAGGACCTCTTCCGGCAATTGACCGCGGGAGGAGAGCCCCGATGAAACACGTGTGGACGCTGGCACGGCGTGAGCTCAAGGGGTTCTTCGATCACCCCACTGCCTACGTGCTCCAGATCGCGTTCCTGGCGTTGGCGCTGTTCCTGGCCGTGCGCAGCATCTACGCGAACTCACTCGCCACGCTGCGCCCCCTCTTCGATCTGCTGCCGTGGTTGCTGGCCATCTTCGTGCCGGCCGTGACCATGCGGTCCCTGGCGGAGGAGCGGCAGACGCGCACCCTCGAATGGCTCATGGCCCAACCGTTCGACGAGCGCACGGTGGTGCTGGGGAAGTTCCTGGGGAACTGGTTGTTCGTGGTCTTCACCCTGGCCTGTACCCTTCCCTTGGCTGCCGGAGTGCTGCTCGCCTCGGATGCGGACCCTGGCATCGTCGTCGCACAGTATCTCGGATCCGCGCTTCTGGCTGCGCTCCTGGTGGCGCTGGGATTGTGGGCCTCGTCGGTGACGCAGAACCAGATCACGGCGTTCATTCTCGCCACCGCCCTCAGCCTCACTCTGGTGCTGATCGGCGCCCCGGTGGTGCGGGTAGGACTCCCCCCCAGGGTGGCCGCTCTGCTGGGCGAGCTGGGCGTGGTCCGGCACTTCGAGGGAGTAGCCCGGGGCGTCATCGACCTGAGGGATGTTCTCTACTTCATGGCCGGGACGGTCCTCTTTCTCGTGCTCGCCGGCTTCTTCCTGGCCAAGGACCGCCTGAGCCCGACACGCGCCGGCTTCCGCCGGCTTCGCGTGGGGACTGCCGCCGCTGCGGTATTGGCGCTAGTGGTGAGCCTGGCGGGCTCCAATCTCCCCGGACGCCTCGACCTGACGAGGGGCAACCTGTACACGCTCTCGGCAGGCACCCGGACGATCGTGGCGGGACTCGACGATCTCGTGACCATCAAGCTGTTCATGTCCCGGGAGCTCCCCCTGGAGATCCAGTCCACGGTCCGCGACGTGCGGGACCTGGTCGCCGACTTCCAGCGCGCGTCCGACGGTAGGCTCCAGGTCGGCGAGCTCGATCCTGACCAGGACGAGGCCGCGGCCGAGGAGGCCCGCTCCTTCGGTATCACACCGATTGAGTTCAATGTGCTCAGGGACGACGAATTCCAGGTCAAACGCGGATGGTTCGGCCTGGCGGTGCAGTACGCAGACAAGAGCGAGGTCATTCCGCTGGTCGACCGCACGGACGATCTCGAGCTGCGCCTGGCCAGCGCCATCACCACCATGACCCGGGAAGGCATGCCCGTGGTCGGATGGGCCACCGGCTTTGGCATGCGCGGGCAGTTCGAGTTCCAACTCGCGCGGCAGGTCCTCTCCGAGCGCTACCAGATCGAGGCCGTGAGCCTCCAGCCCGACAGCAGCGGGGTGGTCGAATCCATCGAAGGCGTCGATGTGCTCCTGATTGCCACCCCTACCGCGCCGTTGGATCCGGCTGCCGTATCACGTGTGCGCGAGTTCGTGGACGCCGGACATCCGGCCCTGCTTCTGGTCAAAGGTCTTCAGCTCTCACCACAGGCGCCCACCACGTTGCCCGTGACCACGGGGCTGGAGGAGTTCCTGAAGGAGGAAGGCGTCGAGCTGAGCACCGATGTAGCGTTCGACCTTCGGTCCAGCCAACGGATCTCCATGGGGCAACAGGGCATGTTCTCCCTGATCCGCAGCTACGCCTACTGGCCCATCGCGTTCCCCGCGGCGGAGCACCCGACGGTGCGCGATCTGAGCTCACTCACGTTCGGCTGGCCCTCGCCGCTGATCATCACCGACAGCGCCCACGTGACGCCGCTGTGGACCACCACGGAGGCCGGCGGCTCCGTCCCCGCCGGGAGCTCGGTCGCACCTGAGATCCCACTCGCTCCCGACGCAGCGTCACTCTCCCCGCAGATCCTCGCCGCCGCCGTCGACGGGGATCGTGCCGGGGGAGCCGGCAGGCTGATCGTGGTGGGTGACGCCTCGTTCCTCGAAGACCAGTTCCTGCGGGCCGACCCACAGGGGGTCGCCTTCCTGGCCAACGCCGTGGATTGGCTCGGGCAGGACGAGAGCCTGATCGACATCCGCTCCAAGAACAGAGTGCCCCCACCGCTGGTCTTCTCCTCCGACTGGGGCAAGAACGTGCTCAAGTGGGGTTGTCTGGTGGGAATCCCCGCCTTGCTGGTGCTGCTGGGCGCGGTGCGGGTGGGCGGCCGCGTGAGCCGAGCGCGCAGACAATGGGGGGAAGCGGCATGAGCGAACGCACGCTGAAACGGATCCTGATGGCGCTGGCCGTCGCCCTGGTCGTCTACTCGGTCCTGGGGATCGTGCAGCGCGTGCGTCGTGGCTCGAGCGGTGGTGGCGCCGGGTTCGCGCGCGTGCTGCAGAGCATCGACACCGCTGCGGTCCGCGCGATCCTGCTGAGGGGGCCCACGGACTCCCTGGCGCTGGAACGGGCCGGCTCGGGCTGGACCGTCAACGGCTACGAGTCGGATCCGGAGGCCGTCACGCGATTCCTGCGGGCGCTCGCGTCCTCGGACGTGGCCGGTGTGGCCGCCAACAACCCCGCGAACCACGAGCGCCTGGGCGTGGCAGGGCCAGATGCGTGGACGCTTCGTCTGGAGACGGTCGACGGGCATCCGTACGAGATCATCCTGGGGAAGACGGGCACTCGCTTTGGCACCGCCTTCGCCCGCTTGCCCGGCGAGGATGCCGTGGTGAGCCTGGTGGGCGATTTGAGGCCCAGCACCGTCCGTTCCCTGGACCAGTGGCGCAACAAGAACGTGGCCGCAGTCGACACCGCCCGCGTGGCCACCATTCAGGTCGAGACCGGGTCGGGCGGCTACACCCTCAACCGCGACGCCTCCGCCTGGACGCTCGGGGCGGCAACGGCGGACTCCTTTACGGTTGCCACAGTGCTCGGCGAGATCTCCCGGATCAGCGCGACGGGCTTTCCCACTCCCTCCGAGGAACCGGCTGGAGAGCGGCGTACGCTCGTGGCGATCGCCAACGAGGGCGATACTCTTCTGGCGCTCGAGGGGTGGGTGGCACCAGAGACGTTCGTGGTGCGGCGTGCAGGAAGCGGGACGCTCTACGAGCTCTCGCAGTGGCGTGGTGACCGGATGATGCCGCCGCCGGACTCCCTGCGGCCGCGCTGAGCCGCCCGCCAAACGCTGGACACGTGGGGCACCGCCGGTACGGAGTACTGCGACGCATCAGACCTCGCTGACGATCTCCCAGGCGGGCCACTCCTGCCAGCGACCGCGTGTGAAGTCAGGGAAGTCCTGGGGCGCTCCGCCCTGGGCCACGGACTGTCTCGAGAGATCGATGACCGCGGACAGAGCGGCTGCGTCGTAGACGTTCATGTCCGTGGGGAGTCCGTTGCGCAGACAGTAGATCAGTCGCTGATCCTCCAGAAAGTCCATCCCGCCATGGCCGGGGCGTTCCGCCTGCTCCGCGAGCTCGCGCACCCAGAGCGGATGCTCGTAGCGGTCCCGGAACTCCTCGATCGTGGACCAACTGTGCGGGTCGCTCATGCCTTCCACGTAGACCCGATCCGGATAGCCCTGGAACAGTCCCTTGGTCCCCTGCACGGTATGGATGCGGGAATAGGGGCGCGGCAGGTTGGTGTCGTGACCGACGTAGATCGTCCGCCCCAGCGCCGTCTGGATCAGGCTGACGTTCACGTCTCCCAGCGCGTAGCTCTCCTGACGCTTGGGATGCCCCTCCGGATAGTGCTCGCGGGCCCACTCCTGCAGCCCGCGAGACGGGCTGCTCATGGAGACCAGCGTCTGGAAGCGGTCGCCGCGGTTGATGTCCATGCAGTTGGCCACCGGCCCCAGTCCATGGGTCGGGTAGAGGTTCGCGTTGGTGGTCTTGGACCACTCCCGGCGCCAGAGGCCCTCGCCCTCGTCAGCGAACTTGATGTCGCGGAGGTCGTGCAGGTAGCCGCCTTCACCGTGCAGGATCTCGCCCAGCACCCCCTGCCGGACCATGTTGAGGACCATCAGCTCTGAGCGGCTGTAGTTGCAGTTCTCCATCATGACGCAGTGGCGCTGGTGCCGTTCCGCCGCCTCGACCAGCGCCCAGCAGTCCTCCAGCGTCAGCGCGGCCGGCACTTCCGTGGCGGCGTGCTTCCCGTTGCTCATCGCCGCCAGACAGATCGGGACATGGAAGTCCCAGGGCGTGGCGTTGTACACGAGGTCGAGATCGGCCTCCGCGCACATGCGCTCGAAGTCCCGCTCGCCCCGGGTGTAGAGCTCCGGCGGCGCCTGTCCCTTCTCGACCGCCCAGGTCCGGGCCCGCTCTGCATGCTCCGGCCGAATATCACAGACGGCTACCAGATCGACGCCGGCGATCTCGAGCAGGTTGCGGACGTGGACGGATCCCATCCCGCCTACCCCCACGAATCCGACGCGGACCCGTTCGAGTGCGGGCGCCCGGAAGGGTTCCGCCGGCGCAGCGGTGGCAACGCCACTGGCGGCACTGGCGCCCGCCGCAGCCTCTGAGCGGCAGCCCGTCGTCAACGCAGCCGCACCGAGACCGACAGCTCCAAGCTTGAGCCACTCCCTACGTCCCCACTCCTGCGGTGCGCGTCCGTCCATCGGTTCTACTCCTCCGCTCAGAGCTTCGCTGAGGTCACTGAAACAGGTTGAGCTGCATCGGCAACGGTGGGCGCAGCGGATCGGCAATTCGTACCGAGTCGCTCCGGCGCCGACCCGAAAACGGCCAGGGCGGCACCCGCGTGACCACCTGTCGGAGCGAGGTGCGATGGCGAATGGGGTGGTGGGTGCACGCGACCGGTTCGCACCCCGCGATCCGCGCCCACCGCTTCCAGGACGCGCCGTGTCCCTGCCTCCCGCTGAGGAGGTAGTCGGCCGCGTGTGCCATCTCGTGGGCGAACGTCTCCACGAGCTCTCGGTCGTTCCCCGCGAGGAAGAGGTCCACGTTGAGTGCGAGCTCGATCACGACGCGGCGTCCGAAGCGCAACCCAGGCACCATCTGGCCCAGTCGGGAGACCATCCGTCCACTCACCCGCACGGGCAGGTCGTCCGGCAAAACCCCAGCAAAACGCTGACGATTCAGGTGTCGGTACATGCGGCGGAGGAAGCTGCGTTGGGCCTCCGAACCGATACAGGGCCCCGGCTCCAGGCGAAGCAGCCGCGGGTCCCCCGACTGGATCGCCAGCTCCTCCATCGCCGACTCCAACCCGGGCCAGTTGCGCACGATGGCGGTGGCTCGCCGGTAGGAGGCCGAGGTGCCGCGGGCGCTCGATGCGATGACCGCGAACGCCTCCAATACCTGCTTCGGTGCCCGGCGATATCCGACGTGAAGGTTGAGCACGCCGCCGTCCTGGGTGAGCGACCAGATGGTGCTCCGGTTGGCTCGGAAGCGCACGTGCTTGAGGTGTTTGGCACCACGCTTGCGAAGCAGCGCCAGAATCTCGGTTTCCGAATGAGACGCGGCCACCGGTGAACACAAAGCGGAAGGTGAGTCAGACTGGGGGAGGGACAGCATACGCGACCCGTCCTCCGGAGGACAACCCAGGCTGAAGGGTTCGCTCACGCGCTCGATCACACGGCCGGGAGGGACAGGACGGAGGATACTTTATACAGTGGCGCTCTTGCGCAACAACACAATATATTGTATCCGACGTTTCACGAGGATTGGGTGCGCTCGGTGGGCGTACCCGGATCGGCACCCCAAACAGGAAGGGTCAGATGGCTGCAACCCGGAAGCGCGCGGCGAAGAAATCGACGCGTCGCAAAGCCACTGCGCGGAAGGCCACCAAACGGAAGGCCACCAAGCGCAAGGCTGTGAAGCGGAAGGCCACGAAGCGGAAGGCCACCAAGCGCAAGGCCACCAAGCGGAAGGCCACCAAGCGCAAGGCCACCAAGCGGAAGGCCACCAAGCGCAAGGCCACCAAGCGCAAGGCCACCAAGCGGAAGGCCACCAAGCGCAAGGCTACCAAGCGCAAGGCCACCAAGCGCAAGGCCACCAAGCGCAAGGCCACCAAGCGCAAGGCTACCAAGCGCAAGGCCACCAAGCGCAAGGCTACCAAGCGCAAGGCTACCAAGCGCAAGGCCACCAAGCGCAAGGCTACCAAGCGCAAGGCCACCAAGCGGAAGTCCACCAGACGTAAGGCTACCGCCCGCAAGACCACGGCTCGGAAGACTGCTTCACCGGCAGCCTCTTGACCGGATCCTGAGCCGAAAGGGGGCTCGGCCAACCGGCCGAGCCCCCTTCGTCGTTTCTGCCCCCCACCCAGCGGATCCAGATCGGGACACGCCCGCCCCGCTCAGCGCTGCGGGAGGTGCCGCGCTTCCGCTAGCTCAGCGAACCCTCCAGGACACCATGGCCCGGGCGTTGAGAAGAGCTTCCGTCGCAGCAACCGTCGCCGGCGGACGGACGATCCCGAGCGGGGTGTAGAACAACTCCCCGGTCAGTGAGAGCGCCTCGGAAAGCCGATAGCGCAGCCCGGCAGCACCGGCGTACGTGACGCCGCTGGCTTGCATGTCCCGGCGATCGGTCACCCCGGAGTAGCGGGCTCGCACTTCGAAGACCATGTCCAGGTAGTTGACCGATGCAGCCACATAGGGCT is drawn from Gemmatimonadota bacterium and contains these coding sequences:
- a CDS encoding SprT family zinc-dependent metalloprotease, encoding MAASHSETEILALLRKRGAKHLKHVRFRANRSTIWSLTQDGGVLNLHVGYRRAPKQVLEAFAVIASSARGTSASYRRATAIVRNWPGLESAMEELAIQSGDPRLLRLEPGPCIGSEAQRSFLRRMYRHLNRQRFAGVLPDDLPVRVSGRMVSRLGQMVPGLRFGRRVVIELALNVDLFLAGNDRELVETFAHEMAHAADYLLSGRQGHGASWKRWARIAGCEPVACTHHPIRHRTSLRQVVTRVPPWPFSGRRRSDSVRIADPLRPPLPMQLNLFQ
- a CDS encoding ATP-binding cassette domain-containing protein gives rise to the protein MITVDGVTKRFGDLTAVDAVSFEIDRGEVVGFLGPNGAGKTTTMRMLTGGLEPDEGTIRFDGRPLQDDVVGARRRIGFLPESNPLYEDMLVCEYLEYTGRLRDLAGPDLVRAVRDAAEETDLSAVFFRPIAELSKGYRQRVGLAGAILHRPELLVLDEPTEGLDPNQRVEIRKLVSTLGRERTVLLSTHVMAEVEATCSRLLILAGGALVADGTVQELAAGRRGGATLVIEAEGDQVEATLRTLSGVSTVAADPVEGRVRVTLTTTGDTELRPRIFALAKEHGWVLWELHQERASLEDLFRQLTAGGEPR
- a CDS encoding Gfo/Idh/MocA family oxidoreductase, producing the protein MDGRAPQEWGRREWLKLGAVGLGAAALTTGCRSEAAAGASAASGVATAAPAEPFRAPALERVRVGFVGVGGMGSVHVRNLLEIAGVDLVAVCDIRPEHAERARTWAVEKGQAPPELYTRGERDFERMCAEADLDLVYNATPWDFHVPICLAAMSNGKHAATEVPAALTLEDCWALVEAAERHQRHCVMMENCNYSRSELMVLNMVRQGVLGEILHGEGGYLHDLRDIKFADEGEGLWRREWSKTTNANLYPTHGLGPVANCMDINRGDRFQTLVSMSSPSRGLQEWAREHYPEGHPKRQESYALGDVNVSLIQTALGRTIYVGHDTNLPRPYSRIHTVQGTKGLFQGYPDRVYVEGMSDPHSWSTIEEFRDRYEHPLWVRELAEQAERPGHGGMDFLEDQRLIYCLRNGLPTDMNVYDAAALSAVIDLSRQSVAQGGAPQDFPDFTRGRWQEWPAWEIVSEV
- a CDS encoding pyridoxal-dependent decarboxylase; protein product: MDDTRKGTQPKQDEIPSVLALVMEEASAYLARLDQSPARTGDPEKALAHFDEPLPEVGSGALEALEELIGRGAPALLHSGGPRNYHFVMGGTTPAALGADLLAVTYDQAAYAWLSSPLATLLEQRSLEWLKQLFELPPSWTGVMTTGATMANFVALAAARQWWGERTGIDPALQGLSGAPPLPVLTSGYVHASAVKVMGLLGVGRASVRTFERDARGRVDLPGLERALRSLDGAPAVLIANAGEVNTGDFDPIAAFADLAERHGAWLHVDGAFGLFARISPRTRHLVEGVERADSVITDGHKWLNVPYDSGYAFVRDKGLLQRSFAYSAAYLQQPDDPRPNFGVLGPESSRRARAFAVWATLKAYGREGHRTMVEHHLDLAQHLARRVDQAPDLERLADVPLNIVCFRFHPGDLDEAALNEVNRALGEAIVADGRYFAGTTVLEGRVALRPALVNWRTGTEHMDGFVETVRELGRRVRAGR
- a CDS encoding sulfite exporter TauE/SafE family protein, whose amino-acid sequence is MLLIIGAVAFGVSLLTLFSGFGLGTLLLPVFALFFPVETAVAATALVHGANSFFKVGLLRREIDRSVLVRFGFPAIGSALVGAWVLTRLSNRGALHTWGLGGREMTITPVGVVMGALILGFSAFELVPRLRDLRAPPRALPLGGVLSGFFGGLSGHQGALRAAFLTPLGLSPAAFAATQASLAALVDVARLSVYVSGFLAGTLAGPASREQWTAVAVGTLCAFAGALVGRRLLGKATIRGIRTLTGLLLLLVGAGLLSGLL
- a CDS encoding DUF4340 domain-containing protein; translated protein: MSERTLKRILMALAVALVVYSVLGIVQRVRRGSSGGGAGFARVLQSIDTAAVRAILLRGPTDSLALERAGSGWTVNGYESDPEAVTRFLRALASSDVAGVAANNPANHERLGVAGPDAWTLRLETVDGHPYEIILGKTGTRFGTAFARLPGEDAVVSLVGDLRPSTVRSLDQWRNKNVAAVDTARVATIQVETGSGGYTLNRDASAWTLGAATADSFTVATVLGEISRISATGFPTPSEEPAGERRTLVAIANEGDTLLALEGWVAPETFVVRRAGSGTLYELSQWRGDRMMPPPDSLRPR
- a CDS encoding Gldg family protein, coding for MKHVWTLARRELKGFFDHPTAYVLQIAFLALALFLAVRSIYANSLATLRPLFDLLPWLLAIFVPAVTMRSLAEERQTRTLEWLMAQPFDERTVVLGKFLGNWLFVVFTLACTLPLAAGVLLASDADPGIVVAQYLGSALLAALLVALGLWASSVTQNQITAFILATALSLTLVLIGAPVVRVGLPPRVAALLGELGVVRHFEGVARGVIDLRDVLYFMAGTVLFLVLAGFFLAKDRLSPTRAGFRRLRVGTAAAAVLALVVSLAGSNLPGRLDLTRGNLYTLSAGTRTIVAGLDDLVTIKLFMSRELPLEIQSTVRDVRDLVADFQRASDGRLQVGELDPDQDEAAAEEARSFGITPIEFNVLRDDEFQVKRGWFGLAVQYADKSEVIPLVDRTDDLELRLASAITTMTREGMPVVGWATGFGMRGQFEFQLARQVLSERYQIEAVSLQPDSSGVVESIEGVDVLLIATPTAPLDPAAVSRVREFVDAGHPALLLVKGLQLSPQAPTTLPVTTGLEEFLKEEGVELSTDVAFDLRSSQRISMGQQGMFSLIRSYAYWPIAFPAAEHPTVRDLSSLTFGWPSPLIITDSAHVTPLWTTTEAGGSVPAGSSVAPEIPLAPDAASLSPQILAAAVDGDRAGGAGRLIVVGDASFLEDQFLRADPQGVAFLANAVDWLGQDESLIDIRSKNRVPPPLVFSSDWGKNVLKWGCLVGIPALLVLLGAVRVGGRVSRARRQWGEAA